Part of the Verrucomicrobiota bacterium genome is shown below.
GTTTGCACGGACACGCGGGCGATCCTGCCGCAGGATTTGTTCATTGCGTTGCGGGGGCTCCGATTCGACGGTCATTCTTTTTTGGAAGCGGCCGTGCGGGCTGGAGCGGAGGCGGCTGTGGTGGAGGCGGCATGCGAGGAGGGCGCTCCCCCGGGGATCGCGCTCATTGGCGTGCAGGATACGCGCGCGTCACTGGGACAGTTGGCGGGTCATTGCCGGCGCGGCTTGAATGCCACCTGCGTGGCCGTGGCGGGGTCGAACGGAAAGACCAGCACGAAAGAGCTCCTGGCGTCGGTGCTCGCCCAGCAGGGCCGGACTCATGCCAGCGCGGCGAGTTTCAACAACGACGTGGGTGTGCCGCTGACCTTGCTGGGTGCCGATGCGAGCCATCGATATGTGGTGGCGGAAGCCGGTTCCAATCATCCCGGCGAACTGGCTCCGCTTTTGCAATGGATCCAGCCTCAGCATGGCATCTTGACGTCCATCGGACGCGAGCACTTGGAGTTTTTCGGAAGCCTCGAAGGAGTGATCGAGGAAGAATCCCAGCTTGCCGCGGCGCTGCCGGAAGAGGGTCTTTTGGTGATGCCGGGAGGCGTGCCGGGCGAGGCATTGATTCGGAAGCGTTCGCGTGCCCGCGTCGTGACGGCGGGACTGGAGGAGGGGTGCGATTGGGCGGGGAAAGTGGTGCGTCAGGATTGGGGCGGAACCGAATTTGTCGTGGCGGCTCCGCGCGCACGTTATTCGGGCACTTACCAAATTCCGTTACTCGGGAAACAGCAGGCGGGAAACGCCATCCGGGTTGTGGCCTTGGCGGCACAACTGGGGTTGGAACCTGAGGCCATCCGTCGCGGACTGGCCGCGTCGGCGGGGGCGCCCATGCGCATGGAACCGAGGATGCGGGGTGGATTGAGGATTCTCAATGACGCTTACAATGCCAATCCCGACTCGATGGCAGCGGCTTTGGATGTCTTTCGGGAATTGCCGGTGGAGGGAAAGCGCGTCGCGGTTTTGGGAGACATGGCCGAATTGGGAGTGCATTCGGATGGTTTGCATGCCGAGGCGGGGAGGAAGTCGGCGGAATCCCGATTGGACTGGCTGGTGGGAGTAGGGGAAGGGGGGAAGGAACTGGCCCTGGCCGCGGGGCAGGCCGGCGGGATTGGCCGCGTGGACTGGGTGAATGGGACTGAAGCCGCGGCGGGTTTGTTGAACGCGTCGCTGGTGGCGGGGGATGCGGTATTGCTGAAGGGTTCGCGGCGGATGCGCTTGGAGAAGCTGGCGGAGGTTCTGACGACCGGCGAAGTGGCGGTGGGGAAGGAAGCAAGCATTCGGGGCTAATGGATGTTTTTCTATCTCAGTCAATGGATGCTGGAGCAGGCGAAGGGAACCTCGTGGGAGGACACCCTCAGCGGGTTGCGGGTTTTTCAGTATGTGACCTTTCGCAGCGCGGGGGCGGCGGTGACGGCGATGTTGTTGAGTTGGTGGCTGGGGCCGCGGGTCATTCAGTGGTTGAAGGAGCTGAAATTCGGCCAAACGTATCAGGACAAAGCGACGGAGGCGGGAGGGTTGACGGCGCGGGTGCTGGACAAGCGAGGCACGCCAAGCATGGGCGGTTTGCTGATCGTAACCGTGATCGATTTGACGGTGCTGTTGTGGGCGGATTGGAACGAGTTGGTTCTGATCACGTTGCTGTCGCTCGTGGTGCTTTCGGGGCTGGGTTTTTACGACGACTACACCAAAATTGTTCAGCGCAGCAGCCGCGGGGTGCAGGCACGTGTGAAGCTCGTCGTTCAGTTTCTCCTCGCGGGATTCGTTGCGGTTTATCTTTGGCGCAACGCCGGAACCCGGTTCTTGATCACGGACGTGATGGCGCCATTTCTCAAGGAGCCGGTCTTGCGGGACATGGCTTGGGTTGGCATGGGGCTGACCGTCCTGGTGATCGTTTCAAGTTCAAATGCCGTGAATTTGACCGACGGGTTGGACGGGTTGGCGATTGGTTGTGTGGTGATTGTGGCGGCGGCCTTTCTTGTGCTCACCTATGTGGCCGGGCACGCGCGGTTCGCGGCCTATCTTCATGTTCCTTACGTGGCGGGTTCGGGGGAATTGACCGTGTTTTGTTCGAGCATGGTGGGTGCTGGCCTGGGCTTTCTCTGGTTCAACTGCCACCCCGCGAAAGTTTTTATGGGGGATACCGGGTCGCTTGCCCTGGGGGGGGCTTTGGGGATTATTGCGGTGCTCATTCAGCAGCCGTTGCTGCTGCCCATCGCCGGAGGCGTCTTTGTCCTGGAGGCGGGTTCGGTATTGATTCAAACTTCATGGTTTCGCTTCACGCGCAAGCGTTTCGGCGAGGGAAGAAGAGTTTTCCTGATGGCTCCTTTGCATCATCATTTCGAGAGGAAAGGATGGTACGAGTCCCAGGTGGTGACTCGGTTTTACATCCTCTGTTTCCTGTTCGTGGTGGTGGCGCTCAGCTCCTTGAAACTTCGATGAAACTCGAAATCCGTTGCGCCGGATCCTTTACTCCTTGCAGCCACGCGGGGTGGTTGCTAGAAAACTTTCATTCGCTTACCGCGCGACCGGCGGTGGTCGCCCGCGGATTTTTCCGACTCTTTTCGCCCTCGGATTCTTTCGTGGGAGATTCCCGCCCGGGCGAACGAAGGCCATGTTGATCCAACCCACGCACTCCGCATCTTTTTTCCATCACTCGTCGTATGAATAACCCGAATCCCCTAGTGCCCCAAGGCTCGCTGCTCGAGGAAAAGGCCCGCAGCAAGACCTCGTTGCCGGTGGCCTTCTTCATCTTCCTCGTCCTGCACGTCCTGGTGCTGGGGGGATTCTTGATGGTGGGCTGCGGCAAAACCGAGGATCCCTCCAAGGCCCGGAGCACGCTTCCGCCCTTGACCAACGATCTGCCGCCGCTGGACACGAATGTGGTTTATACTCCCCCGCCCCCGGCCTCGAACGCGGCCGTCGCGTCGCTCACGTCGAGTCTACCCTCAACCACCGCCGGTGGCGCCAGCCTGGCAGGAGGGGGGAGCGGAAATTTGGGCAGCGGTTCGAACGCCGCCGCGCTCCCACTCCAGAACGAGATGCCGCTTCACTCTCAGACTGATGCCGGCGTGACAGCGACGTCGGCCGAAGGTTTGATCGAGTATAAGGTTGCGAAGAACGACAACTTTGCCCTCATTGCCAAGAAGCATCACACCACCATCAAAGCGATCGAGCAGGCCAATCCCGGCGTCAAGTCGAACAAACTCAAGGTGGGGCAGAAGTTGAATGTGCCCGCGGGCACGGCGGCGGCTCCCTCAACCAAGACCGGGACGGGCAGCGGCCCGGAGGACGGGGCGGCGGCCGCGCCATCATCCACTCAAGCTTACGTCGTCAAGCCGGGGGACAATTTGACAAAGATCGCCAAGGCGCATGGCACAACCCTCAAGGCTATTCGAGCCGCGAACGGCATGAAAACGGATCGGATCAACGAGGGACAGAAATTGAAGATTCCCGTGGCGGGCGGTTCCTCGGCCGCCGCGACGGAAACCTCCGCGACCGTCCCGTCCCCGCCATTTCAGGGCGGTGGCAGCGCACCCTCGGGGAATCCGACTGCCTCGCCGCGGCCCTGAACCGCGTTGGAACGCGGTTGCACGGGATGGGGCGGAGTCGGGCTGGAAGTGAAATGGAAGCATGGGGCCGAGTGGAAGCGTCGGGTTGCCTCGAACGGCGGGAGCCATTTTGAGGGTGCGGTCGTCGGGGCGGCAAAGTGTGGCGAATGAGATTCACCGCGATCATCTTGGTGATTGGCATGACCGGGCTGACCGGGTTGGGCATGGTGACCTTGTCCAGCGCGGGGTTGGCCAAAGGGGGATCCCAAATGTTGCTGGAGCAGGTGGCATTCGCCCTCGTGGGTTTGACGCTGTGCGGCACGCTGGCTTCGATCGATTACCGGAGTCTGAAGCCCTGGATCCTGCCGTTGTGGGTTTTGACCCTCGGGCTGTTGGTGGCGGTGTTTTTTTTCGACGAAGTCAAAGGAGCCCATCGCTGGATTCGGATTGGACGGATTGGATTTCAACCGTCCGAAGTGGCGAAGGTGGTGTTGATCTTGTTGCTCGCGCAGTACGTCGAGGCTCATGCGCGATTCATGAACACCTTTCACCGCGGCCTGTTGGTGCCAGGCTTATTCATCGGTTTGACCCTGGGGTTGATTTTCGTGGAACCCGACCGGGGAACGACGGCGCTGATGGCGGGCGTAACCGGGGCGATGTTGATCGCGAGCGGGGTTCGTGGGTTGTATTTGGTGCCGGTGGGAGTGGTGGGGTTGGCGGGGTTCGTGGGGCTGTTGCTCGTTGATCCCGTGAGATACAAGCGGATCATGGGCTGGCTGCATCCGGAGTTGTATCGCGAGAGTTCGGGCTATCAAGCCTGGCAGGCGATGCTGGCTTTGGGGGCCGGAGGATGGAATGGGGTGGGGTTGGGGGAGGGCCGTCAGAAGCTTGGCTGGGTGCCCGAGCATCAAACGGATTTCATCTTTTCGGTGGTGGGAGAGGAGTTGGGATTGGTGGCCACCCTGCTTGTGCTGGCGACGTACGTGGTGATGGTGGTTTGCGGTCTTGCCATCGCGGCAAACGCGAGGGACACCTTCGGAAAATTTGTGGCCGCAGGAGTCAGTTTTCTCTTCGGCTTGCAAGCCTTCATCAACATTGGCGTGGTGACCAGCGTCCTGCCGAACAAGGGCATTGCGCTGCCCTTCGTCAGCAAAGGAGGATCCAATTTGGTGATGATGATGGCCTGTGTGGGATTGCTTTTGAGCGTGGCCAGGCTCGCGCGCTTGCGAGGGGAGGAATCTTCGTAACCCACCCCTCGCGCATGCCGGCCGTTGCTCCTTCATCCATTCGGATCGCTCTCGCCTGCGGAGGGACCGGAGGGCATTTGTTTCCGGGGGTTGCGGTCGCGGAGTGGCTGGTGGATCAAGGGGTCGAGGCGCGGTTGTTGGTCTCTGAGAAGGAGATTGACCGCCTCGCCCGGGAAGGAGCGCCGGGACTTCGTTTTGTTCCGTTGGCAGGAGGAGGGTTCTCGGCGGGGCGCCGGTGGATGAGCTTGGCGGCCACCTGGAGGGGATGGAGACAGGCGAGGAGGATGTTCCAGGATTGGAGGCCTCACGTGCTCCTTTCGATGGGCGGTTTTGCCGGTGTGGCTCCGGTTCTGGCGGCTCGCACCTTGCGCATTCCCTATGTCTTGCATGAAGCCAACGCCTTTCCCGGCCGAGCCACCCGCTGGCTGGCGAGTGGGGCGAAACAGGTGCTCCTGGCTTTTGAGGAATGCCGGCCTTGGTTGAAGTCCGCCCGGTCCGACTGGACCGGCATGCCCGTGAGGAGGGATTTGGGCAGGATGGAGAAGGTTCAGGCGCGTCGAGAACTGGGGCTTTCCGCGGAAAGGCCGGTGATGTTGGTCATGGGTGGGAGCCAGGGCGCGCGGGCGATCAACGACCTTTTCCTGGCGATTCGCGAGACGCTTCGTTCTCAATGGAAAGAGCTGCAAACGATCCATGTGACGGGGCCGCGGGATTTCGAAAGGGTGAGCCAACGGGCGGGAGCTCTTGGACCGCATGAAAAGATTACCGCGTTCGAGACGCGCATGGATCGGGTTCTTGGCGCGGCGAGTTTTGTCGTGACGCGGGCGGGGGGATCATCGATTGCGGAGCTGGCCGCCATGAGTTTGCCTTCGATCCTGATTCCGTTTCCGGCCGCGGCGGACGATCACCAGCGTCGTAATGCCGAGGTCGTGGTCGGGTGGGGCGGAGCCCGGATGCTGGCGCAATCGGAGACGACGCCAGATCGATTGTTGAGGGAAGTGCTGGCGTTTCGAGATGAGGACTTGCGTTTGAGGATGGCGGAAGCGATGTCCCGAGTGCCGGTTCGCCAGGCGGCGGCGCGGGTGGGAGTATGCCTGTTGGAA
Proteins encoded:
- a CDS encoding UDP-N-acetylmuramoyl-tripeptide--D-alanyl-D-alanine ligase; translated protein: MLRVADCKAWLIPRRFRGACSPQPVTPLNMAWIDMDPMTLAQVSEACGGRLLRGDPARRVHRVCTDTRAILPQDLFIALRGLRFDGHSFLEAAVRAGAEAAVVEAACEEGAPPGIALIGVQDTRASLGQLAGHCRRGLNATCVAVAGSNGKTSTKELLASVLAQQGRTHASAASFNNDVGVPLTLLGADASHRYVVAEAGSNHPGELAPLLQWIQPQHGILTSIGREHLEFFGSLEGVIEEESQLAAALPEEGLLVMPGGVPGEALIRKRSRARVVTAGLEEGCDWAGKVVRQDWGGTEFVVAAPRARYSGTYQIPLLGKQQAGNAIRVVALAAQLGLEPEAIRRGLAASAGAPMRMEPRMRGGLRILNDAYNANPDSMAAALDVFRELPVEGKRVAVLGDMAELGVHSDGLHAEAGRKSAESRLDWLVGVGEGGKELALAAGQAGGIGRVDWVNGTEAAAGLLNASLVAGDAVLLKGSRRMRLEKLAEVLTTGEVAVGKEASIRG
- a CDS encoding phospho-N-acetylmuramoyl-pentapeptide-transferase is translated as MFFYLSQWMLEQAKGTSWEDTLSGLRVFQYVTFRSAGAAVTAMLLSWWLGPRVIQWLKELKFGQTYQDKATEAGGLTARVLDKRGTPSMGGLLIVTVIDLTVLLWADWNELVLITLLSLVVLSGLGFYDDYTKIVQRSSRGVQARVKLVVQFLLAGFVAVYLWRNAGTRFLITDVMAPFLKEPVLRDMAWVGMGLTVLVIVSSSNAVNLTDGLDGLAIGCVVIVAAAFLVLTYVAGHARFAAYLHVPYVAGSGELTVFCSSMVGAGLGFLWFNCHPAKVFMGDTGSLALGGALGIIAVLIQQPLLLPIAGGVFVLEAGSVLIQTSWFRFTRKRFGEGRRVFLMAPLHHHFERKGWYESQVVTRFYILCFLFVVVALSSLKLR
- a CDS encoding LysM peptidoglycan-binding domain-containing protein encodes the protein MNNPNPLVPQGSLLEEKARSKTSLPVAFFIFLVLHVLVLGGFLMVGCGKTEDPSKARSTLPPLTNDLPPLDTNVVYTPPPPASNAAVASLTSSLPSTTAGGASLAGGGSGNLGSGSNAAALPLQNEMPLHSQTDAGVTATSAEGLIEYKVAKNDNFALIAKKHHTTIKAIEQANPGVKSNKLKVGQKLNVPAGTAAAPSTKTGTGSGPEDGAAAAPSSTQAYVVKPGDNLTKIAKAHGTTLKAIRAANGMKTDRINEGQKLKIPVAGGSSAAATETSATVPSPPFQGGGSAPSGNPTASPRP
- a CDS encoding cell division protein FtsW, encoding MRFTAIILVIGMTGLTGLGMVTLSSAGLAKGGSQMLLEQVAFALVGLTLCGTLASIDYRSLKPWILPLWVLTLGLLVAVFFFDEVKGAHRWIRIGRIGFQPSEVAKVVLILLLAQYVEAHARFMNTFHRGLLVPGLFIGLTLGLIFVEPDRGTTALMAGVTGAMLIASGVRGLYLVPVGVVGLAGFVGLLLVDPVRYKRIMGWLHPELYRESSGYQAWQAMLALGAGGWNGVGLGEGRQKLGWVPEHQTDFIFSVVGEELGLVATLLVLATYVVMVVCGLAIAANARDTFGKFVAAGVSFLFGLQAFINIGVVTSVLPNKGIALPFVSKGGSNLVMMMACVGLLLSVARLARLRGEESS
- a CDS encoding UDP-N-acetylglucosamine--N-acetylmuramyl-(pentapeptide) pyrophosphoryl-undecaprenol N-acetylglucosamine transferase codes for the protein MPAVAPSSIRIALACGGTGGHLFPGVAVAEWLVDQGVEARLLVSEKEIDRLAREGAPGLRFVPLAGGGFSAGRRWMSLAATWRGWRQARRMFQDWRPHVLLSMGGFAGVAPVLAARTLRIPYVLHEANAFPGRATRWLASGAKQVLLAFEECRPWLKSARSDWTGMPVRRDLGRMEKVQARRELGLSAERPVMLVMGGSQGARAINDLFLAIRETLRSQWKELQTIHVTGPRDFERVSQRAGALGPHEKITAFETRMDRVLGAASFVVTRAGGSSIAELAAMSLPSILIPFPAAADDHQRRNAEVVVGWGGARMLAQSETTPDRLLREVLAFRDEDLRLRMAEAMSRVPVRQAAARVGVCLLEAAGCRVEPGMEGEAVFESAPSSPRPREGVPT